One genomic region from Sciurus carolinensis chromosome 2, mSciCar1.2, whole genome shotgun sequence encodes:
- the Pcnx4 gene encoding pecanex-like protein 4 isoform X10 codes for MVCNTRFVENIPVLEQMNQILHVLFIFLPFLWALGTLPPPDALFLWAMEQILEFGLGGSSMSTHLRLLVMFIISTGTAIISYCIPSTIGVVLFMTGLGLLLSLNLSDISFVFKHSIMKYREGNKSETLPSGSEKQFMWKECLLYVIVLVLALLETSLLHQFAGFSQISKSSSQDIVGYILMILLIISWILKEIQSIYIFGIFRNPFYPKDVQTLTVFLEKQSKLLKIGVVRRILLTLVSPFAMIAFLSLDSSLQELHSLSVSIGFTRAFRMVWQNTENALLETAIVSAVHLLISNSDLWWNRSLDTGIRLLLVGIMRDRLIQLISKLQFAATVLVASWTEKKQRRKTTATLCILNIVFSPFVMVIIVFSTLLSSPLLPLFTLPVFFVGFPRPIQVWPGAVGTTACVCADTVFYSQMVPSLTAALQTAMASGSLGLLLPGSHYLGRFQDRLIWIMILERGYTYCCINIKGLELQETSCHMAEAQRVDEVFDSAFEPEEYTKVCSLNEHFGNVLTPCTVLPVKLYSDARNVLSGIIDSHENLKEFKGDLVKVLVWILIQYCAKRPSMQENIHKCESKRETPLVILPASNTSPHTKSPEDTDSLNSETFDDWSDDNIFDDEPSIKKKEEKQQLKDFQGTNLPIPGSVDSQRVGDHSTGTVAENSLYKAVMLGYPAVDKGKQEEMAYVPLMDFSCSHSHLLSLPEEWRSNFMPNSTMKELSSLFPEDWYLFVLRQLKCFHSEEKASTLLEEIAKDKVLKDFYVHTVMTCYFSLIGIDNVVPSPGHILRVFNGVLPWSGALDWLTEKTELFHLALKAFRYTLKLMVDKASLGAIEDFTELASCLDEYESDWYIGLVSDEKWKEAILQEKPCLFSLGYDPNMGVYTGRVLTLQELLIQVGKLNAEAVRAALQRWQEEGESMSVGAHVTVNWPKTPQPKWQVQGWTCDPADHSASSRTHLLVPLGRVPLALGKCRLETVCDQTLTPWKRHI; via the exons ATGGTTTGTAACACAAG aTTTGTAGAAAACATACCAGTTCTAGAACAAATGAATCAGATTTTACAcgtcttgtttatatttttacccTTTCTGTGGGCACTTGGGACTCTGCCCCCACCTGATGCACTTTTCTTATGGGCAATGGAACAGATTTTAGAGTTTGGCCTTGGAGGTTCGTCTATGTCAACCCACCTAcg GTTATTAGTAATGTTCATCATTTCTACTGGAACAGCCATAATATCATATTGCATTCCCAGCACTATTGGTGTAGTTCTTTTCATGACTGGACTTGGGTTATTACTGAGTCTTAACCTAAGTGACATAAGTTTTGTTTTCAAACACAGTATAATGaaatacagagaaggaaacaaatcTGAAACTTTACCCAGTGGttcagaaaaacaatttatgTGGAAGGAATGCCTTTTGTATGTCATTGTACTAGTCTTGGCTCTCCTGGAAACTAGTTTGCTACATCAATTTGCTGGTTTCTCACAGATTTCTAAAAGCAGTTCCCAGGATATTGTTGGCTATATCTTGATGATATTACTTATAATATCGTGGATACTTAAAGAAATTCAAAGTATCTATATCTTCGGAATTTTCCGAAACCCTTTTTATCCAAAGGATGTACAAACTCTGACTGTATtcttagagaaacaaagcaaGCTCCTGAAGATTGGCGTTGTCAGACGGATATTGCTAACTTTAG TGTCACCTTTTGCTATGATAGCATTTCTTTCATTGGATAGTTCCTTACAAGAGCTccactctctctctgtctccattgGATTCACAAGAGCTTTTAGAATG GTATGGCAGAATACAGAAAATGCTTTATTGGAGACAGCTATTGTATCAGCAGTACACTTGTTGATCTCTAATTCAGATTTATGGTGGAATAGAAGCCTAGATACAGGAATCAGACTGTTACTG GTTGGTATCATGCGTGATCGTCTGATTCAGTTAATCTCTAAATTGCAGTTTGCTGCAACTGTACTTGTGGCATCTTGGACGGAGAAGAAGCAGCGTCGAAAAACAACTGCTACTTTATGTATTCTCAATATTGTCTTCTCTCCATTTGTGATGGTCATCATCGTTTTTTCTACACTACTCTCTTCTCCCTTACTCCCCCTCTTTACTCTGCCTGTGTTCTTTGTGGGGTTCCCCCGACCTATTCAGGTTTGGCCAGGAGCAGTAGGCACCACAGCTTGTGTTTGTGCAGATACGGTCTTCTACTCCCAGATGGTCCCCAGTTTGACTGCCGCATTGCAGACTGCAATGGCATCTGGAAGTTTAG GTCTCCTCTTACCTGGGTCTCATTACTTGGGCCGTTTCCAGGATCGTTTAATATGGATAATGATTCTAGAACGTGGCTATACTTACTGCTGTATTAACATTAAG gGGTTAGAATTGCAAGAAACATCATGTCATATGGCTGAAGCTCAAAGAGTTGATGAAGTTTTTGATAGTGCTTTTGAGCCTGAAGAATATACAAAAGTATGTTCCCTTAATGAACACTTTGGAAATGTCTTGACACCCTGTACTGTTTTGCCTGTGAAACTGTATTCTGATGCCAGGAATGTCCTATCTGGCATAATTGATTCCcatgaaaacttaaaagaatttaaaggTGACCTTGTTAAAGTACTTGTGTGGATACTCATTCAGTACTGTGCTAAAAGGCCCAGCATGCAAGAGAATATTCACAAATGTGAAAGTAAAAGGGAAACACCTCTAGTGATCCTGCCGGCTTCAAATACTTCACCACATACAAAATCCCCAGAAGACACTGATAGTTTAAATTCAGAAACGTTTGATGACTGGTCTGATGATAATATTTTTGATGATGAACCgagtatcaaaaaaaaagaagaaaaacagcagtTGAAAGATTTTCAAGGTACAAATTTGCCTATTCCAGGATCAGTAGACTCACAGAGGGTTGGTGATCATTCTACAGGCACAGTTGCTGAAAACAGTCTTTACAAAGCAGTTATGTTGGGATACCCTGCTGTTGACAAAGGGAAACAGGAAGAGATGGCATATGTCCCTCTCATGGACTTCAGTTGTTCCCATTCTCACTTACTGAGCTTACCTGAAGAATGGAGATCTAACTTTATGCCTAATTCCACAATGAAAGAGCTGAGTTCATTATTTCCAGAAGACTGGTACCTATTTGTTTTAAGGCAGTTGAAATGTTTCCACTCAGAAGAAAAGGCCTCAACTCTACTGGAAGAAATTGCAAAGgataaagttttaaaagacttttatGTTCATACAGTAATGACttgttattttagtttaattGGAATAGACAATGTGGTTCCTAGTCCTGGTCATATATTAAGAGTTTTCAATGGTGTTTTGCCCTGGTCTGGTGCCTTGGATTGGCTCACAGAAAAAACAGAGCTGTTCCACCTGGCTTTGAAAGCATTCAG GTATACTCTGAAACTAATGGTTGATAAAGCAAGTTTGGGTGCAATAGAAGACTTTACAGAGCTGGCCAGCTGCCTTGACGAATATGAAAGTGACTGGTACATTGGTTTAGTATCAGATGAAAAATGGAAGGAAGCGATTTTACAAGAAAAGCCATGCTTATTTTCTCTGGGATATGATCCTAATATG ggaGTTTACACTGGGAGAGTACTTACCCTTCAAGAATTGTTGATCCAGGTTGGGAAGTTAAATGCAGAAGCTGTTAGAG
- the Pcnx4 gene encoding pecanex-like protein 4 isoform X4, whose product MRRMSPDVPLLNDYKQDFFLKRFPQTVLGGPRLKLGFCAPPYVYVNQIILFLMPWVLGGVGTLLYQLSILKDYYTASLSGGLMLFTAFVIQFTSLYAKNKSVTVQRMVVTDILAEEDEHEFTSCAGAETVKFLIPGKKYVANIVFHSVLAGLVCALGTWYLLPDRITSLYGSTGGTAPLFVFGWITLCIGEYSLIVNTATETATFQTQDTYEITPLMRPIYIFFFVSVDLAHRRCERKVKRCTSIIFVENIPVLEQMNQILHVLFIFLPFLWALGTLPPPDALFLWAMEQILEFGLGGSSMSTHLRLLVMFIISTGTAIISYCIPSTIGVVLFMTGLGLLLSLNLSDISFVFKHSIMKYREGNKSETLPSGSEKQFMWKECLLYVIVLVLALLETSLLHQFAGFSQISKSSSQDIVGYILMILLIISWILKEIQSIYIFGIFRNPFYPKDVQTLTVFLEKQSKLLKIGVVRRILLTLVSPFAMIAFLSLDSSLQELHSLSVSIGFTRAFRMVWQNTENALLETAIVSAVHLLISNSDLWWNRSLDTGIRLLLVGIMRDRLIQLISKLQFAATVLVASWTEKKQRRKTTATLCILNIVFSPFVMVIIVFSTLLSSPLLPLFTLPVFFVGFPRPIQVWPGAVGTTACVCADTVFYSQMVPSLTAALQTAMASGSLGLLLPGSHYLGRFQDRLIWIMILERGYTYCCINIKGLELQETSCHMAEAQRVDEVFDSAFEPEEYTKVCSLNEHFGNVLTPCTVLPVKLYSDARNVLSGIIDSHENLKEFKGDLVKVLVWILIQYCAKRPSMQENIHKCESKRETPLVILPASNTSPHTKSPEDTDSLNSETFDDWSDDNIFDDEPSIKKKEEKQQLKDFQGTNLPIPGSVDSQRVGDHSTGTVAENSLYKAVMLGYPAVDKGKQEEMAYVPLMDFSCSHSHLLSLPEEWRSNFMPNSTMKELSSLFPEDWYLFVLRQLKCFHSEEKASTLLEEIAKDKVLKDFYVHTVMTCYFSLIGIDNVVPSPGHILRVFNGVLPWSGALDWLTEKTELFHLALKAFRYTLKLMVDKASLGAIEDFTELASCLDEYESDWYIGLVSDEKWKEAILQEKPCLFSLGYDPNMGVYTGRVLTLQELLIQVGKLNAEAVRGQWANLSWELLYATNDDEERYSIQAHPLLLRNLTVQAADPPLGYPIYSSKPLSIHLY is encoded by the exons ATGAGAAGGATGAGTCCAGATGTACCTCTCCTGAATGATTACAAACAGGACTTCTTTCTGAAGCGCTTTCCACAGACTGTTCTTGGAGGCCCTCGACTCAAATTAGGCTTTTGTGCTCCTCCTTACGTATATGTTAATCAAATTATCCTTTTTCTGATGCCATGGGTTTTGGGTGGAGTAGGAACACTTTTGTACCAATTGAGCATCCTGAAAGACTATTATACAGCCTCACTTTCAGGTGGACTAATGCTTTTCACTGCATTTGTCATCCAGTTCACAAGTTTATATGCCAAAAACAAATCAGTGACAGTACAAAGAATGGTAGTCACAGATATCTTAGCAGAGGAAGATGAGCATGAATTTACAAGCTGTGCTGGTGCTGAGACTGTCAAATTTCTAATTCCTGGCAAGAAATATGTAGCCAATATAGTTTTTCATTCTGTTCTTGCTGGGCTAGTATGTGCTCTTGGAACATGGTATCTGCTTCCTGACAGAATAACCTCACTATATGGCAGTACAGGAGGCACTGCTCCTCTGTTTGTCTTTGGATGGATAACACTGTGTATAGGAGAATATTCATTAATTGTGAACACAGCTACAGAGACTGCAACTTTCCAAACTCAGGATACTTATGAAATCACTCCTCTTATGAGacccatttatatttttttctttgtttctgtggaTCTTGCACACAG AAGATGTGAAAGAAAGGTGAAGAGATGTACTtctataat aTTTGTAGAAAACATACCAGTTCTAGAACAAATGAATCAGATTTTACAcgtcttgtttatatttttacccTTTCTGTGGGCACTTGGGACTCTGCCCCCACCTGATGCACTTTTCTTATGGGCAATGGAACAGATTTTAGAGTTTGGCCTTGGAGGTTCGTCTATGTCAACCCACCTAcg GTTATTAGTAATGTTCATCATTTCTACTGGAACAGCCATAATATCATATTGCATTCCCAGCACTATTGGTGTAGTTCTTTTCATGACTGGACTTGGGTTATTACTGAGTCTTAACCTAAGTGACATAAGTTTTGTTTTCAAACACAGTATAATGaaatacagagaaggaaacaaatcTGAAACTTTACCCAGTGGttcagaaaaacaatttatgTGGAAGGAATGCCTTTTGTATGTCATTGTACTAGTCTTGGCTCTCCTGGAAACTAGTTTGCTACATCAATTTGCTGGTTTCTCACAGATTTCTAAAAGCAGTTCCCAGGATATTGTTGGCTATATCTTGATGATATTACTTATAATATCGTGGATACTTAAAGAAATTCAAAGTATCTATATCTTCGGAATTTTCCGAAACCCTTTTTATCCAAAGGATGTACAAACTCTGACTGTATtcttagagaaacaaagcaaGCTCCTGAAGATTGGCGTTGTCAGACGGATATTGCTAACTTTAG TGTCACCTTTTGCTATGATAGCATTTCTTTCATTGGATAGTTCCTTACAAGAGCTccactctctctctgtctccattgGATTCACAAGAGCTTTTAGAATG GTATGGCAGAATACAGAAAATGCTTTATTGGAGACAGCTATTGTATCAGCAGTACACTTGTTGATCTCTAATTCAGATTTATGGTGGAATAGAAGCCTAGATACAGGAATCAGACTGTTACTG GTTGGTATCATGCGTGATCGTCTGATTCAGTTAATCTCTAAATTGCAGTTTGCTGCAACTGTACTTGTGGCATCTTGGACGGAGAAGAAGCAGCGTCGAAAAACAACTGCTACTTTATGTATTCTCAATATTGTCTTCTCTCCATTTGTGATGGTCATCATCGTTTTTTCTACACTACTCTCTTCTCCCTTACTCCCCCTCTTTACTCTGCCTGTGTTCTTTGTGGGGTTCCCCCGACCTATTCAGGTTTGGCCAGGAGCAGTAGGCACCACAGCTTGTGTTTGTGCAGATACGGTCTTCTACTCCCAGATGGTCCCCAGTTTGACTGCCGCATTGCAGACTGCAATGGCATCTGGAAGTTTAG GTCTCCTCTTACCTGGGTCTCATTACTTGGGCCGTTTCCAGGATCGTTTAATATGGATAATGATTCTAGAACGTGGCTATACTTACTGCTGTATTAACATTAAG gGGTTAGAATTGCAAGAAACATCATGTCATATGGCTGAAGCTCAAAGAGTTGATGAAGTTTTTGATAGTGCTTTTGAGCCTGAAGAATATACAAAAGTATGTTCCCTTAATGAACACTTTGGAAATGTCTTGACACCCTGTACTGTTTTGCCTGTGAAACTGTATTCTGATGCCAGGAATGTCCTATCTGGCATAATTGATTCCcatgaaaacttaaaagaatttaaaggTGACCTTGTTAAAGTACTTGTGTGGATACTCATTCAGTACTGTGCTAAAAGGCCCAGCATGCAAGAGAATATTCACAAATGTGAAAGTAAAAGGGAAACACCTCTAGTGATCCTGCCGGCTTCAAATACTTCACCACATACAAAATCCCCAGAAGACACTGATAGTTTAAATTCAGAAACGTTTGATGACTGGTCTGATGATAATATTTTTGATGATGAACCgagtatcaaaaaaaaagaagaaaaacagcagtTGAAAGATTTTCAAGGTACAAATTTGCCTATTCCAGGATCAGTAGACTCACAGAGGGTTGGTGATCATTCTACAGGCACAGTTGCTGAAAACAGTCTTTACAAAGCAGTTATGTTGGGATACCCTGCTGTTGACAAAGGGAAACAGGAAGAGATGGCATATGTCCCTCTCATGGACTTCAGTTGTTCCCATTCTCACTTACTGAGCTTACCTGAAGAATGGAGATCTAACTTTATGCCTAATTCCACAATGAAAGAGCTGAGTTCATTATTTCCAGAAGACTGGTACCTATTTGTTTTAAGGCAGTTGAAATGTTTCCACTCAGAAGAAAAGGCCTCAACTCTACTGGAAGAAATTGCAAAGgataaagttttaaaagacttttatGTTCATACAGTAATGACttgttattttagtttaattGGAATAGACAATGTGGTTCCTAGTCCTGGTCATATATTAAGAGTTTTCAATGGTGTTTTGCCCTGGTCTGGTGCCTTGGATTGGCTCACAGAAAAAACAGAGCTGTTCCACCTGGCTTTGAAAGCATTCAG GTATACTCTGAAACTAATGGTTGATAAAGCAAGTTTGGGTGCAATAGAAGACTTTACAGAGCTGGCCAGCTGCCTTGACGAATATGAAAGTGACTGGTACATTGGTTTAGTATCAGATGAAAAATGGAAGGAAGCGATTTTACAAGAAAAGCCATGCTTATTTTCTCTGGGATATGATCCTAATATG ggaGTTTACACTGGGAGAGTACTTACCCTTCAAGAATTGTTGATCCAGGTTGGGAAGTTAAATGCAGAAGCTGTTAGAGGTCAGTGGGCCAATCTTTCATGGGAATTGCTTTATGCCACAAATGATGATGAGGAGCGTTATAGTATACAAGCACATCCTCTGCTTCTAAGAAACCTTACAGTTCAAGCGGCTGATCCTCCTCTGGGATATCCAATTTATTCTTCAAAACCTCTCTCAATACATTTGTATTAG
- the Pcnx4 gene encoding pecanex-like protein 4 isoform X2, translating into MRRMSPDVPLLNDYKQDFFLKRFPQTVLGGPRLKLGFCAPPYVYVNQIILFLMPWVLGGVGTLLYQLSILKDYYTASLSGGLMLFTAFVIQFTSLYAKNKSVTVQRMVVTDILAEEDEHEFTSCAGAETVKFLIPGKKYVANIVFHSVLAGLVCALGTWYLLPDRITSLYGSTGGTAPLFVFGWITLCIGEYSLIVNTATETATFQTQDTYEITPLMRPIYIFFFVSVDLAHRCERKVKRCTSIIFVENIPVLEQMNQILHVLFIFLPFLWALGTLPPPDALFLWAMEQILEFGLGGSSMSTHLRLLVMFIISTGTAIISYCIPSTIGVVLFMTGLGLLLSLNLSDISFVFKHSIMKYREGNKSETLPSGSEKQFMWKECLLYVIVLVLALLETSLLHQFAGFSQISKSSSQDIVGYILMILLIISWILKEIQSIYIFGIFRNPFYPKDVQTLTVFLEKQSKLLKIGVVRRILLTLVSPFAMIAFLSLDSSLQELHSLSVSIGFTRAFRMVWQNTENALLETAIVSAVHLLISNSDLWWNRSLDTGIRLLLVGIMRDRLIQLISKLQFAATVLVASWTEKKQRRKTTATLCILNIVFSPFVMVIIVFSTLLSSPLLPLFTLPVFFVGFPRPIQVWPGAVGTTACVCADTVFYSQMVPSLTAALQTAMASGSLGLLLPGSHYLGRFQDRLIWIMILERGYTYCCINIKGLELQETSCHMAEAQRVDEVFDSAFEPEEYTKVCSLNEHFGNVLTPCTVLPVKLYSDARNVLSGIIDSHENLKEFKGDLVKVLVWILIQYCAKRPSMQENIHKCESKRETPLVILPASNTSPHTKSPEDTDSLNSETFDDWSDDNIFDDEPSIKKKEEKQQLKDFQGTNLPIPGSVDSQRVGDHSTGTVAENSLYKAVMLGYPAVDKGKQEEMAYVPLMDFSCSHSHLLSLPEEWRSNFMPNSTMKELSSLFPEDWYLFVLRQLKCFHSEEKASTLLEEIAKDKVLKDFYVHTVMTCYFSLIGIDNVVPSPGHILRVFNGVLPWSGALDWLTEKTELFHLALKAFRYTLKLMVDKASLGAIEDFTELASCLDEYESDWYIGLVSDEKWKEAILQEKPCLFSLGYDPNMGVYTGRVLTLQELLIQVGKLNAEAVRAALQRWQEEGESMSVGAHVTVNWPKTPQPKWQVQGWTCDPADHSASSRTHLLVPLGRVPLALGKCRLETVCDQTLTPWKRHI; encoded by the exons ATGAGAAGGATGAGTCCAGATGTACCTCTCCTGAATGATTACAAACAGGACTTCTTTCTGAAGCGCTTTCCACAGACTGTTCTTGGAGGCCCTCGACTCAAATTAGGCTTTTGTGCTCCTCCTTACGTATATGTTAATCAAATTATCCTTTTTCTGATGCCATGGGTTTTGGGTGGAGTAGGAACACTTTTGTACCAATTGAGCATCCTGAAAGACTATTATACAGCCTCACTTTCAGGTGGACTAATGCTTTTCACTGCATTTGTCATCCAGTTCACAAGTTTATATGCCAAAAACAAATCAGTGACAGTACAAAGAATGGTAGTCACAGATATCTTAGCAGAGGAAGATGAGCATGAATTTACAAGCTGTGCTGGTGCTGAGACTGTCAAATTTCTAATTCCTGGCAAGAAATATGTAGCCAATATAGTTTTTCATTCTGTTCTTGCTGGGCTAGTATGTGCTCTTGGAACATGGTATCTGCTTCCTGACAGAATAACCTCACTATATGGCAGTACAGGAGGCACTGCTCCTCTGTTTGTCTTTGGATGGATAACACTGTGTATAGGAGAATATTCATTAATTGTGAACACAGCTACAGAGACTGCAACTTTCCAAACTCAGGATACTTATGAAATCACTCCTCTTATGAGacccatttatatttttttctttgtttctgtggaTCTTGCACACAG ATGTGAAAGAAAGGTGAAGAGATGTACTtctataat aTTTGTAGAAAACATACCAGTTCTAGAACAAATGAATCAGATTTTACAcgtcttgtttatatttttacccTTTCTGTGGGCACTTGGGACTCTGCCCCCACCTGATGCACTTTTCTTATGGGCAATGGAACAGATTTTAGAGTTTGGCCTTGGAGGTTCGTCTATGTCAACCCACCTAcg GTTATTAGTAATGTTCATCATTTCTACTGGAACAGCCATAATATCATATTGCATTCCCAGCACTATTGGTGTAGTTCTTTTCATGACTGGACTTGGGTTATTACTGAGTCTTAACCTAAGTGACATAAGTTTTGTTTTCAAACACAGTATAATGaaatacagagaaggaaacaaatcTGAAACTTTACCCAGTGGttcagaaaaacaatttatgTGGAAGGAATGCCTTTTGTATGTCATTGTACTAGTCTTGGCTCTCCTGGAAACTAGTTTGCTACATCAATTTGCTGGTTTCTCACAGATTTCTAAAAGCAGTTCCCAGGATATTGTTGGCTATATCTTGATGATATTACTTATAATATCGTGGATACTTAAAGAAATTCAAAGTATCTATATCTTCGGAATTTTCCGAAACCCTTTTTATCCAAAGGATGTACAAACTCTGACTGTATtcttagagaaacaaagcaaGCTCCTGAAGATTGGCGTTGTCAGACGGATATTGCTAACTTTAG TGTCACCTTTTGCTATGATAGCATTTCTTTCATTGGATAGTTCCTTACAAGAGCTccactctctctctgtctccattgGATTCACAAGAGCTTTTAGAATG GTATGGCAGAATACAGAAAATGCTTTATTGGAGACAGCTATTGTATCAGCAGTACACTTGTTGATCTCTAATTCAGATTTATGGTGGAATAGAAGCCTAGATACAGGAATCAGACTGTTACTG GTTGGTATCATGCGTGATCGTCTGATTCAGTTAATCTCTAAATTGCAGTTTGCTGCAACTGTACTTGTGGCATCTTGGACGGAGAAGAAGCAGCGTCGAAAAACAACTGCTACTTTATGTATTCTCAATATTGTCTTCTCTCCATTTGTGATGGTCATCATCGTTTTTTCTACACTACTCTCTTCTCCCTTACTCCCCCTCTTTACTCTGCCTGTGTTCTTTGTGGGGTTCCCCCGACCTATTCAGGTTTGGCCAGGAGCAGTAGGCACCACAGCTTGTGTTTGTGCAGATACGGTCTTCTACTCCCAGATGGTCCCCAGTTTGACTGCCGCATTGCAGACTGCAATGGCATCTGGAAGTTTAG GTCTCCTCTTACCTGGGTCTCATTACTTGGGCCGTTTCCAGGATCGTTTAATATGGATAATGATTCTAGAACGTGGCTATACTTACTGCTGTATTAACATTAAG gGGTTAGAATTGCAAGAAACATCATGTCATATGGCTGAAGCTCAAAGAGTTGATGAAGTTTTTGATAGTGCTTTTGAGCCTGAAGAATATACAAAAGTATGTTCCCTTAATGAACACTTTGGAAATGTCTTGACACCCTGTACTGTTTTGCCTGTGAAACTGTATTCTGATGCCAGGAATGTCCTATCTGGCATAATTGATTCCcatgaaaacttaaaagaatttaaaggTGACCTTGTTAAAGTACTTGTGTGGATACTCATTCAGTACTGTGCTAAAAGGCCCAGCATGCAAGAGAATATTCACAAATGTGAAAGTAAAAGGGAAACACCTCTAGTGATCCTGCCGGCTTCAAATACTTCACCACATACAAAATCCCCAGAAGACACTGATAGTTTAAATTCAGAAACGTTTGATGACTGGTCTGATGATAATATTTTTGATGATGAACCgagtatcaaaaaaaaagaagaaaaacagcagtTGAAAGATTTTCAAGGTACAAATTTGCCTATTCCAGGATCAGTAGACTCACAGAGGGTTGGTGATCATTCTACAGGCACAGTTGCTGAAAACAGTCTTTACAAAGCAGTTATGTTGGGATACCCTGCTGTTGACAAAGGGAAACAGGAAGAGATGGCATATGTCCCTCTCATGGACTTCAGTTGTTCCCATTCTCACTTACTGAGCTTACCTGAAGAATGGAGATCTAACTTTATGCCTAATTCCACAATGAAAGAGCTGAGTTCATTATTTCCAGAAGACTGGTACCTATTTGTTTTAAGGCAGTTGAAATGTTTCCACTCAGAAGAAAAGGCCTCAACTCTACTGGAAGAAATTGCAAAGgataaagttttaaaagacttttatGTTCATACAGTAATGACttgttattttagtttaattGGAATAGACAATGTGGTTCCTAGTCCTGGTCATATATTAAGAGTTTTCAATGGTGTTTTGCCCTGGTCTGGTGCCTTGGATTGGCTCACAGAAAAAACAGAGCTGTTCCACCTGGCTTTGAAAGCATTCAG GTATACTCTGAAACTAATGGTTGATAAAGCAAGTTTGGGTGCAATAGAAGACTTTACAGAGCTGGCCAGCTGCCTTGACGAATATGAAAGTGACTGGTACATTGGTTTAGTATCAGATGAAAAATGGAAGGAAGCGATTTTACAAGAAAAGCCATGCTTATTTTCTCTGGGATATGATCCTAATATG ggaGTTTACACTGGGAGAGTACTTACCCTTCAAGAATTGTTGATCCAGGTTGGGAAGTTAAATGCAGAAGCTGTTAGAG